A genomic segment from Cygnus atratus isolate AKBS03 ecotype Queensland, Australia chromosome 9, CAtr_DNAZoo_HiC_assembly, whole genome shotgun sequence encodes:
- the PLEKHB2 gene encoding pleckstrin homology domain-containing family B member 2 codes for MAFVKSGWLFRQSTILRRWKKNWFDLWSDGRLIFYDDQNRRDIEDKIHMRIHCINLRVGNECRDFQPPEGKQRDCLLQIVCRDGKTVNLCAESADDCLAWKIALQDARTHTGYVGSDVMYDEMAISSAPPPYTAYATPSPEVYGYSQYNGAYPATGPQVFYASNGQAYAVPYQYPYQGPYGQPPANHVIIRERYRDSDGDLALSMLAGAATGMALGSLFWVF; via the exons ATGGCATTTGTGAAGAGCGGCTGGCTGTTCCGGCAAA GTACTATTTTACGGCGTTGGAAGAAGAACTGGTTTGACCTATGGTCTGATGGCCGTTTAATATTCTATGATGATCAGAATCGCCGTGATATAGAAGATAAAATCCACATGCGAATCCATTGCATCAACCTCAGAGTAGGGAATGAATGTCGAG atttccAGCCTCcagaggggaagcagagagacTGTTTACTGCAGATTGTTTGTCGTGATGGAAAGACAGTCAACCTCTGTGCAGAAAGTGCAGATGACTGCCT GGCATGGAAAATTGCTCTTCAGGATGCCAGAACACACACA GGCTACGTGGGATCTGACGTGATGTATGATGAGATGGCCATTTCCTCAGCCCCTCCTCCCTATACAGCTTATGCTACACCATCACCTGAG GTTTATGGCTACAGTCAGTACAATGGTGCATATCCTGCTACGGGTCCTCAAGTCTTCTATGCCTCCAATGGACAAGCCTATGCTGTTCCCTACCAGTACCCGTACCAAG GACCTTACGGCCAACCCCCTGCAAACCATGTCATTATTCGAGAGCGGTACCGTGACAGCGATGGAGACCTTGCACTCAGCATGCTTGCTGGAGCAGCGACTGGAATGGCTCTGGGATCATTATTTTGGGTCTTCTAG